One genomic region from Sporichthyaceae bacterium encodes:
- a CDS encoding SRPBCC family protein — protein sequence MADQQRISASVDIAAPAEKVWAMISDLPRMGEWSPENVGGKWIGGAASAVTGAKFKGDNKNGGKKWSVPVRITDATAPQRLEFVVGVGPVKGATWIYDIAATASGCKVTETWVDTRSGPLKIDAIGKLVTGVPKRTDYARTSIETTLANLKKAAES from the coding sequence GTGGCGGATCAGCAGCGCATCTCGGCGTCGGTCGACATCGCGGCACCGGCGGAGAAGGTCTGGGCAATGATCAGCGACCTGCCCCGGATGGGCGAGTGGAGCCCCGAGAACGTCGGGGGCAAGTGGATCGGCGGCGCCGCGAGTGCCGTGACCGGCGCCAAGTTCAAGGGCGACAACAAGAACGGCGGCAAGAAGTGGTCGGTCCCGGTGAGGATCACCGACGCGACCGCGCCCCAGCGCCTGGAGTTCGTGGTCGGCGTCGGCCCGGTCAAGGGCGCCACCTGGATCTACGACATCGCTGCGACCGCGAGCGGCTGCAAGGTCACCGAGACCTGGGTCGACACCCGCAGCGGGCCACTGAAGATCGACGCGATCGGCAAACTGGTCACCGGCGTCCCCAAGCGCACCGACTACGCCCGCACCTCGATCGAGACCACCCTGGCGAACCTGAAGAAGGCCGCCGAGAGCTGA
- the pruA gene encoding L-glutamate gamma-semialdehyde dehydrogenase yields MDGIASVPAPRNEAALSYAPGTAERGVLLTELKNVSSQCVELTTTIDGEQRTGGGTGFEVRAPHEHAMLLGTGRMADEADATTAVRAALRAGPAWRDLPFDERAAVFLRAADLLAGPWRAAMNAATMLGQSKTAVQSEIDAACELIDFWRWNVRFAEQIRAGQPVSSPGTWNRTDHRPLEGFVYAVTPFNFTSIAGNLPTAPALMGNTVLWKPATTQMLSAQLTMRLLEAAGLPPGVVNLLPGNGKAVSDVVLSDHQLAGIHFTGSTGVFQHLWRTVGENIVGYRTYPRLVGETGGKDFVLAHPSADPEAVRVALLRGAFEYQGQKCSAASRAFVAQSVWDRIGDDLAAGAAALPMGDVADLSNFLGAVIDDRAYRKLSAAIEGARSRPANRIVAGGQCDDSQGWFVRPTVVLGSDPTDEIFTTEYFGPLLAVFVYPDGDWHRVLELIDTGSPYGLTGAVFATDRAAVTEAAHALRFAAGNFYVNDKPTGAVVGQQPFGGARASGTNDKAGSALNLLRWTSPRSIKENFVPPHEWRYPHMD; encoded by the coding sequence GTGGACGGAATCGCATCGGTGCCCGCGCCGCGGAACGAAGCCGCTTTGTCCTACGCGCCCGGCACCGCGGAGCGCGGTGTCCTGCTCACCGAGCTGAAGAACGTCTCCAGTCAGTGCGTCGAGCTCACCACCACGATCGACGGCGAGCAGCGCACCGGCGGGGGCACCGGCTTCGAGGTGCGCGCCCCGCACGAGCACGCGATGCTTCTCGGCACCGGTCGTATGGCCGACGAGGCCGATGCAACGACGGCCGTGCGAGCCGCGCTGCGGGCCGGGCCCGCCTGGCGTGACCTGCCGTTCGACGAGCGCGCCGCGGTGTTCCTGCGCGCCGCCGACCTGCTGGCCGGGCCCTGGCGCGCGGCGATGAACGCAGCGACCATGCTCGGGCAGTCCAAGACCGCGGTGCAGTCCGAGATCGACGCAGCCTGCGAGCTCATCGACTTCTGGCGTTGGAACGTGCGCTTCGCCGAGCAGATCCGGGCCGGCCAGCCGGTCTCCTCGCCCGGGACGTGGAACCGCACCGACCACCGGCCGCTGGAGGGTTTCGTCTACGCGGTCACGCCCTTCAACTTCACCTCGATCGCGGGAAACCTGCCGACCGCCCCGGCCTTGATGGGCAACACCGTGCTCTGGAAGCCGGCAACCACGCAGATGCTGTCGGCGCAACTGACGATGCGTCTGCTGGAGGCCGCGGGCCTGCCGCCGGGTGTGGTCAACCTGCTCCCCGGCAACGGGAAAGCCGTCTCCGACGTGGTTCTGAGCGACCATCAGCTCGCCGGGATCCATTTCACCGGGTCCACCGGGGTCTTCCAGCACCTGTGGCGCACGGTCGGGGAGAACATCGTCGGCTACCGCACCTATCCGCGACTGGTCGGCGAGACCGGCGGAAAGGACTTCGTGCTGGCGCACCCGTCGGCCGATCCGGAGGCGGTGCGCGTCGCCCTGCTGCGCGGGGCGTTCGAGTACCAGGGCCAGAAGTGCTCGGCGGCCTCCCGGGCGTTCGTCGCGCAGTCGGTGTGGGACCGCATCGGCGACGACCTGGCCGCCGGCGCCGCGGCACTGCCGATGGGCGACGTGGCCGACCTGTCCAACTTCCTCGGTGCGGTCATCGACGATCGCGCCTACCGCAAACTGAGCGCGGCGATCGAGGGCGCCCGGTCGCGCCCGGCCAACCGGATCGTGGCCGGCGGGCAGTGCGACGACTCGCAGGGCTGGTTCGTGCGCCCCACGGTCGTGCTCGGCAGCGACCCCACCGACGAGATCTTCACGACCGAGTACTTCGGCCCACTGCTGGCCGTCTTCGTCTACCCGGACGGCGACTGGCACCGGGTGCTGGAGCTGATCGACACGGGCTCGCCCTACGGCCTGACCGGGGCGGTGTTCGCGACGGATCGGGCGGCGGTCACCGAGGCCGCGCACGCCCTGCGGTTCGCGGCGGGGAACTTCTACGTCAACGACAAGCCGACCGGCGCGGTCGTGGGGCAGCAGCCCTTCGGCGGCGCCCGCGCCTCGGGCACCAACGACAAGGCCGGCTCGGCGCTGAACCTGCTGCGCTGGACGAGCCCACGCTCGATCAAGGAGAACTTCGTGCCACCGCACGAGTGGCGCTACCCGCACATGGACTGA